The following proteins come from a genomic window of Yinghuangia sp. ASG 101:
- the rplQ gene encoding 50S ribosomal protein L17 encodes MPRPAKGARLGGGPAHERLLLSGLATALFEHGRITTTEAKARRLRPVAEKLITKAKRGDLHARRQVLTVIRDKSVVHTLFEEIGPRYENRPGGYTRITKIGNRKGDNAPMAVIELVEALTVAQSAVGEAEAATKRSVKEQEAKADLVKETEADVEETADAAGEDAGDDKVDTEK; translated from the coding sequence ATGCCCCGTCCCGCAAAGGGTGCCCGCCTCGGTGGCGGCCCGGCTCACGAGCGCCTGCTCCTGTCGGGCCTCGCGACCGCGCTCTTCGAGCACGGCCGGATCACCACGACCGAGGCCAAGGCCCGCCGTCTGCGGCCCGTCGCGGAGAAGCTGATCACCAAGGCGAAGCGCGGCGACCTGCACGCGCGCCGCCAGGTGCTCACGGTCATCCGCGACAAGAGCGTTGTGCACACGCTCTTCGAGGAGATCGGTCCTCGGTACGAGAACCGCCCCGGCGGCTACACCCGCATCACCAAGATCGGGAACCGCAAGGGCGACAACGCGCCGATGGCCGTGATCGAGCTGGTCGAGGCCCTGACCGTGGCGCAGTCCGCGGTGGGCGAGGCCGAGGCCGCGACCAAGCGCTCCGTCAAGGAGCAGGAGGCCAAGGCCGACCTGGTCAAGGAGACCGAGGCCGACGTCGAGGAGACCGCGGACGCCGCCGGCGAGGACGCCGGGGACGACAAGGTCGACACGGAGAAGTAG
- a CDS encoding DNA-directed RNA polymerase subunit alpha → MLIAQRPTLTEDVVDEYRSRFVIEPLEPGFGYTLGNSLRRTLLSSIPGAAVTSIRIDGVLHEFTTVPGVKEDVTDLILNIKQLVVSSEHDEPVVMYLRKQGPGVVTAGDIAPPAGVEVHNPDLVLATLNAKGKLEMELTVERGRGYVSAVQNKQAGQEIGRIPVDSIYSPVMKVTYKVEATRVEQRTDFDKLIVDVETKPSMRPRDSMASAGKTLVELFGLARELNVDAEGIDMGPSPTDAALAADLALPIEELELTVRSYNCLKREGIHTVGELVARSEADLLDIRNFGAKSIDEVKAKLAGMGLALKDSPPGFDPTAAADSFGDEDDHGFAETEQY, encoded by the coding sequence ATGCTGATCGCACAGCGTCCCACTCTGACCGAGGACGTCGTCGACGAATACCGCTCCCGGTTCGTGATCGAGCCGCTGGAGCCGGGCTTCGGCTACACCCTCGGCAACTCGCTGCGTCGTACGCTCCTCTCCTCGATCCCCGGTGCCGCCGTCACCAGCATCCGGATCGACGGGGTCCTGCACGAGTTCACCACCGTGCCGGGCGTCAAGGAGGACGTCACCGACCTCATCCTCAACATCAAGCAGCTCGTCGTCTCCTCGGAGCACGACGAGCCGGTCGTGATGTACCTGCGCAAGCAGGGCCCGGGTGTGGTCACCGCCGGCGACATCGCGCCTCCGGCCGGTGTCGAGGTGCACAACCCCGACCTGGTGCTGGCGACACTGAACGCCAAGGGCAAGCTGGAGATGGAGCTGACCGTCGAGCGCGGTCGCGGCTACGTCTCCGCGGTGCAGAACAAGCAGGCGGGCCAGGAGATCGGCCGGATCCCGGTCGACTCGATCTACTCGCCCGTCATGAAGGTCACGTACAAGGTCGAGGCCACCCGTGTCGAGCAGCGCACGGACTTCGACAAGCTGATCGTGGACGTCGAGACCAAGCCGTCGATGCGCCCGCGCGACTCGATGGCGTCGGCCGGCAAGACCCTGGTCGAGCTGTTCGGCCTGGCCCGCGAGCTCAACGTCGACGCCGAGGGCATCGACATGGGCCCGTCGCCGACGGACGCCGCGCTCGCGGCCGACCTGGCGCTGCCGATCGAGGAGCTGGAGCTCACGGTCCGCTCGTACAACTGCCTCAAGCGCGAGGGCATCCACACCGTGGGTGAGCTGGTGGCGCGCAGCGAGGCCGACCTGCTGGACATCCGCAACTTCGGTGCGAAGTCCATCGACGAGGTCAAGGCGAAGCTGGCCGGCATGGGCCTCGCGCTCAAGGACAGCCCGCCCGGATTCGACCCGACCGCCGCGGCCGACAGCTTCGGCGACGAGGACGACCACGGGTTCGCGGAGACCGAGCAGTACTAG
- the rpsD gene encoding 30S ribosomal protein S4: MARYTGADCKRCRREKMKLFLKGSKCEGPKCPIEIRPYPPGEHGRGRTKDSEYLLQMREKQKCARIYGVLEKQFRGYYEEANRKQGKTGENLLRILESRLDNVVYRAGFAKSRDHARQLVRHGHILVNGVKTDIPSARVGENDIVEVRRESVELTPFVVARAEAGERPVPAWLEVIPSKMRILVHSLPARQVIDTQVQEQLIVELYSK, translated from the coding sequence ATGGCGCGTTACACCGGCGCTGACTGCAAGCGCTGCCGTCGCGAGAAGATGAAGCTGTTCCTCAAGGGCAGCAAGTGCGAAGGGCCGAAGTGCCCGATCGAGATCCGGCCCTACCCTCCGGGTGAGCACGGCCGCGGTCGCACCAAGGACAGCGAGTACCTGCTCCAGATGCGCGAGAAGCAGAAGTGCGCTCGCATCTACGGCGTCCTGGAGAAGCAGTTCCGCGGTTACTACGAAGAGGCGAACCGCAAGCAGGGCAAGACCGGCGAGAACCTGCTGCGCATCCTCGAATCGCGGCTCGACAACGTGGTCTACCGCGCGGGCTTCGCCAAGTCCCGTGACCACGCCCGCCAGCTGGTCCGCCACGGCCACATCCTGGTCAACGGCGTCAAGACCGACATCCCGTCGGCCCGCGTCGGCGAGAACGACATCGTCGAGGTCCGCCGCGAGTCGGTCGAGCTGACCCCGTTCGTGGTGGCCCGCGCCGAGGCCGGGGAGCGCCCCGTCCCCGCGTGGCTCGAGGTCATCCCGAGCAAGATGCGCATCCTCGTGCACTCCCTGCCGGCGCGTCAGGTCATCGACACGCAGGTCCAGGAGCAGCTCATCGTCGAGCTTTACTCGAAGTAA
- the rpsK gene encoding 30S ribosomal protein S11, protein MPPKSRTGAKKVRRKEKKNVAHGHAHIKSTFNNTIVSITDPSGNVISWASAGHVGFKGSRKSTPFAAQMAAESAARRAQEHGMRKVDVFVKGPGSGRETAIRSLQATGLEVGSIQDVTPVPHNGCRPPKRRRV, encoded by the coding sequence ATGCCTCCCAAGAGCCGCACCGGCGCCAAAAAGGTGCGTCGCAAGGAAAAGAAGAACGTCGCTCACGGGCACGCCCACATCAAGAGCACGTTCAACAACACGATCGTCTCGATCACCGACCCCAGCGGGAACGTGATCTCGTGGGCCTCCGCGGGCCACGTGGGCTTCAAGGGTTCGCGTAAGTCGACCCCGTTCGCCGCGCAGATGGCCGCCGAGTCGGCCGCCCGCCGCGCGCAGGAGCACGGCATGCGCAAGGTCGACGTCTTCGTCAAGGGCCCGGGCTCGGGCCGTGAGACCGCCATTCGCTCGCTGCAGGCCACCGGCCTCGAGGTGGGGTCCATCCAGGACGTCACCCCCGTGCCGCACAACGGCTGCCGCCCCCCCAAGCGCCGCCGCGTCTGA
- the rpsM gene encoding 30S ribosomal protein S13: MARLAGVDLPREKRVEVALTYIFGVGRTRALETLNNTGVNPDTRVRDLTEDDLVKLRDWIDGNYRIEGDLRREIQADIRRKVEIGCYEGLRHRRGLPVRGQRTHTNARTRKGPRRAIAGKKKPGKK, from the coding sequence ATGGCACGCCTTGCCGGCGTCGACCTCCCCCGTGAGAAGCGGGTCGAGGTTGCGCTCACCTACATCTTCGGCGTCGGGCGCACCCGCGCGCTGGAGACCCTGAACAACACCGGCGTCAACCCGGACACGCGCGTCCGCGACCTCACCGAGGACGACCTGGTCAAGCTGCGCGACTGGATCGACGGCAACTACCGGATCGAGGGCGACCTGCGCCGCGAGATCCAGGCCGACATCCGCCGCAAGGTCGAGATCGGCTGCTACGAGGGTCTGCGGCACCGCCGCGGCCTCCCCGTGCGCGGCCAGCGCACCCACACCAACGCGCGCACCCGCAAGGGCCCGCGTCGCGCGATCGCCGGCAAGAAGAAGCCGGGCAAGAAGTAG
- the rpmJ gene encoding 50S ribosomal protein L36 — MKVKPSVKKICDKCKVIRRHGRVMVICENLRHKQRQG, encoded by the coding sequence ATGAAGGTCAAGCCGAGCGTCAAGAAGATCTGTGACAAGTGCAAGGTGATCCGCCGTCACGGCCGGGTCATGGTGATCTGCGAGAACCTGCGCCACAAGCAGCGCCAGGGCTGA
- the infA gene encoding translation initiation factor IF-1 → MPKKQGAIEIEGTVIESLPNAMFRVELQNGHKVLAHISGKMRMHYIRILPDDRVVVELSPYDLTRGRIVYRYK, encoded by the coding sequence ATGCCCAAAAAGCAAGGGGCCATTGAGATCGAGGGCACCGTCATCGAGTCTCTCCCCAACGCCATGTTCCGCGTCGAGCTGCAAAACGGGCACAAGGTCCTTGCACACATCAGCGGGAAGATGCGGATGCACTACATCCGTATCCTTCCGGACGACCGGGTTGTCGTCGAGCTGAGCCCGTACGACCTGACCCGCGGCCGGATCGTCTACCGCTACAAGTAG
- a CDS encoding DUF1707 domain-containing protein, with protein MDGDGGGVTAEDRERATEVLRERMASGRLSLAEYQARLRRVKAAATAADLDAVVRDLSAGRDADERDDGGPPSAGPPETAPAPEGRSRAGCAGTLVVLVAAARTASAAYRAYRAYSACSPGRRARPGAADTASRAVRSATRFHFSWPRALD; from the coding sequence ATGGACGGTGACGGCGGAGGGGTGACCGCGGAGGACCGTGAACGGGCCACCGAGGTGCTGCGGGAGCGCATGGCCTCGGGGCGGCTGTCGCTGGCGGAGTACCAGGCGCGGTTGCGGCGGGTGAAGGCGGCGGCGACGGCCGCGGACCTGGACGCGGTGGTGCGCGACCTGTCTGCCGGACGCGATGCCGACGAGCGCGACGACGGGGGACCGCCGTCCGCCGGTCCGCCGGAGACGGCCCCGGCACCGGAGGGACGGTCCCGGGCCGGCTGCGCGGGGACGCTCGTCGTCCTGGTGGCCGCGGCGCGCACGGCCTCCGCGGCCTACCGGGCCTACCGGGCCTACTCGGCCTGTTCTCCCGGCCGACGCGCACGGCCCGGTGCGGCCGATACGGCCTCCCGTGCGGTACGGTCCGCCACCCGGTTTCACTTCTCGTGGCCGCGTGCCTTAGACTGA
- the map gene encoding type I methionyl aminopeptidase, producing MRLAGGVVATTLVKLREAAVPGATTRELDAIAERSIRDAGAVPSFKGYHGFPASICASVNDVVVHGIPDDTPLREGDLISIDCGAILDGWHGDSAITVAVGAVADELAELSRVCEESLWAGIAAAKPGGRLSDIGNAVERAIRAHAPAGGGEYGIVEDYGGHGIGTEMHQDPHILNYGRAGQGPDLLPGVCLAIEPMVTLGRPATYTMPDEWTVKTTAGGCAAHWEHSIAVTEEGPIVLTALPA from the coding sequence ATGCGGCTCGCGGGCGGTGTCGTGGCGACGACGCTCGTGAAGCTCCGCGAGGCGGCCGTTCCCGGCGCCACCACCCGTGAGCTGGACGCGATCGCGGAGCGGTCGATCCGCGACGCCGGCGCCGTCCCGTCGTTCAAGGGCTACCACGGCTTCCCCGCGTCGATCTGCGCGTCGGTCAACGACGTGGTGGTGCACGGCATCCCGGACGACACCCCGCTGCGCGAGGGCGACCTGATCTCGATCGACTGCGGCGCGATCCTGGACGGCTGGCACGGCGACTCCGCGATCACCGTCGCGGTCGGTGCCGTCGCCGACGAACTGGCCGAACTCAGCCGGGTCTGCGAGGAGTCGCTGTGGGCGGGCATCGCGGCGGCGAAGCCCGGCGGGCGCCTCAGCGACATCGGCAACGCGGTCGAGCGGGCGATCCGCGCCCACGCCCCGGCGGGCGGCGGGGAGTACGGCATCGTCGAGGACTACGGCGGCCACGGCATCGGCACCGAGATGCACCAGGACCCGCACATCCTCAACTACGGCCGCGCCGGGCAGGGGCCGGACCTGCTGCCGGGCGTGTGCCTGGCGATCGAGCCGATGGTGACGCTCGGCAGGCCGGCGACGTACACGATGCCGGACGAGTGGACGGTCAAGACCACCGCGGGCGGGTGTGCCGCCCACTGGGAGCACTCGATCGCGGTGACCGAGGAAGGGCCGATCGTCCTCACCGCGCTGCCCGCCTGA
- a CDS encoding adenylate kinase, which translates to MRIVLVGPPGAGKGTQAQFIAADLSIPAISTGDLFRSNVAQRTPLGLEAKKYMDAGNLVPDEVTIGMVRDRLAQPDAADGFLLDGFPRNTAQAKVLDEILAEHGTRLDAVLELDVPSKEIIQRLSGRRQCRAHGHVCHIFFDRPQVDGVCDECGSELYQRDDDREETVKHRLDVYKEQTEPLVGYYSEQGILVVIDALGRVPEVTERAKNALKAFKQD; encoded by the coding sequence ATGCGTATCGTTCTTGTGGGCCCACCCGGCGCGGGCAAGGGGACCCAGGCCCAATTCATCGCCGCAGACCTGTCGATCCCCGCGATCTCGACGGGCGATCTCTTTCGCAGCAACGTGGCCCAGAGGACGCCGTTGGGCCTGGAAGCGAAGAAGTACATGGACGCGGGCAACCTCGTCCCCGACGAAGTCACGATCGGGATGGTCCGGGACCGCCTCGCGCAGCCGGACGCCGCCGACGGCTTTCTGCTCGACGGATTCCCGCGGAACACCGCCCAGGCCAAGGTCCTCGACGAGATATTGGCCGAGCACGGCACCCGGTTGGATGCCGTCCTGGAGCTGGATGTCCCGTCCAAGGAGATCATCCAGCGGCTCTCCGGCCGTCGCCAATGCCGCGCGCACGGGCACGTGTGCCACATCTTCTTCGACCGTCCGCAGGTCGACGGTGTGTGCGACGAGTGCGGCAGCGAGCTGTACCAGCGTGACGACGACCGCGAGGAGACGGTGAAGCACCGTCTGGACGTCTACAAGGAGCAGACCGAGCCGCTCGTCGGCTACTACTCCGAGCAGGGCATCCTCGTCGTCATCGACGCTCTGGGACGCGTGCCCGAGGTCACCGAGCGGGCCAAGAACGCGCTGAAGGCGTTCAAGCAGGACTGA
- the secY gene encoding preprotein translocase subunit SecY: MLTAFARAFRTPDLRKKLLFTLGIIVLFRIGSTIPVPGVSFQMVRKCVDASDQGGLFGLVNMFSGGALLQLTIFALGIMPYITASIILQLLTVVIPRLEALKKEGQSGTAKITQYTRYLTIALAILQSTALVATARSGALFSSSGGGECQPDQIVPDQSLFRILVMVCVMTAGTSFIMWLGELVTDRGIGNGMSILMFVSVAAGFPSALWNIKQTGELGGGWVAFLTVIAVGLLMVGLVVFVEQAQRRIPVQYAKRMIGRRAYGGTSTYIPLKVNQAGIIPVIFASSLLYIPALIAQFSGSDSGWAIWIEKNFVKGDHPLYIATYFLLIVFFAFFYVAITFNPEEVADNMKKYGGFIPGIRAGRPTAEYLNYILTRITWPGSFYLGMIALVPTIALVLFNATNNFPFGGTSILIIVGVGLETVKQIESQLQQRNYEGFLR; encoded by the coding sequence GTGCTCACCGCGTTCGCCCGGGCGTTCCGCACGCCCGACCTGCGCAAGAAGCTGCTGTTCACATTGGGGATCATCGTCCTGTTCCGGATCGGGTCCACCATCCCGGTCCCGGGCGTCTCCTTCCAGATGGTCCGCAAGTGCGTGGACGCGTCGGACCAAGGCGGCCTCTTCGGCCTGGTGAACATGTTCAGCGGCGGTGCGCTGCTGCAGCTGACGATCTTCGCGCTCGGGATCATGCCGTACATCACGGCGAGCATCATCCTGCAGCTGCTGACGGTCGTCATTCCGCGGTTGGAGGCCCTCAAGAAAGAGGGCCAGTCCGGAACCGCCAAGATCACGCAGTACACCCGGTACCTCACGATCGCGCTGGCGATCCTCCAGTCGACGGCCCTGGTGGCGACGGCCCGCAGCGGCGCGCTGTTCAGCAGCTCCGGCGGCGGTGAGTGCCAGCCGGACCAGATCGTCCCGGACCAGAGCCTGTTCCGCATCCTGGTGATGGTCTGTGTGATGACCGCGGGCACGTCGTTCATCATGTGGCTCGGTGAGCTGGTGACCGACCGCGGCATCGGCAACGGCATGTCGATCCTGATGTTCGTCTCGGTGGCGGCGGGCTTCCCGTCCGCGCTGTGGAACATCAAGCAGACCGGTGAGCTCGGCGGCGGCTGGGTGGCCTTCCTGACCGTCATCGCGGTGGGTCTGCTCATGGTCGGCCTGGTCGTCTTCGTCGAGCAGGCGCAACGCCGCATCCCGGTGCAGTACGCCAAGCGGATGATCGGACGCCGGGCTTACGGCGGTACGTCCACCTACATCCCGCTCAAGGTGAACCAGGCGGGCATCATCCCCGTGATCTTCGCCTCGTCGCTGCTCTACATCCCGGCCCTGATCGCGCAGTTCAGCGGCAGTGATTCCGGCTGGGCGATCTGGATCGAGAAGAACTTCGTCAAGGGTGACCACCCTCTGTACATCGCGACGTACTTCCTGCTGATCGTTTTCTTCGCGTTCTTCTACGTGGCGATCACGTTCAACCCCGAGGAAGTTGCGGACAACATGAAGAAGTATGGTGGTTTCATCCCGGGCATCCGCGCCGGCAGACCGACTGCGGAGTACCTCAACTACATCCTCACCCGGATCACCTGGCCCGGATCGTTCTACCTGGGCATGATCGCGCTCGTACCCACGATCGCGCTCGTGCTGTTCAACGCCACGAACAACTTCCCGTTCGGCGGTACGAGCATCCTGATCATCGTGGGAGTGGGTCTGGAAACCGTGAAGCAGATCGAGAGCCAGCTCCAGCAGCGCAACTACGAAGGCTTCCTCCGCTAA
- the rplO gene encoding 50S ribosomal protein L15, giving the protein MGAENPLKVHHLRPAPGAKTAKTRVGRGEASKGKTAGRGTKGTKARYQVPERFEGGQMPLHMRLPKLKGFKNPFRTEYQVVNLDKLGALFPEGGDVTVDDLVAKGAARRNQPIKILGQGEITVAVRVKAHAFSGSAKEKIAAAGGSADEL; this is encoded by the coding sequence ATGGGAGCCGAGAACCCGCTGAAGGTGCACCACCTGCGGCCCGCTCCCGGCGCCAAGACCGCCAAGACCCGCGTGGGTCGTGGTGAGGCGTCGAAGGGCAAGACCGCCGGTCGCGGTACCAAGGGCACGAAGGCCCGCTACCAGGTTCCGGAGCGCTTCGAGGGTGGGCAGATGCCCCTCCACATGCGTCTCCCGAAGCTGAAGGGCTTCAAGAACCCGTTCCGCACCGAGTACCAGGTCGTCAACCTGGACAAGCTCGGCGCGCTGTTCCCCGAGGGCGGCGACGTGACCGTCGACGACCTCGTGGCCAAGGGCGCGGCCCGCAGGAACCAGCCGATCAAGATCCTCGGCCAGGGCGAGATCACCGTCGCGGTCCGGGTCAAGGCGCACGCCTTCTCCGGCTCCGCGAAGGAGAAGATCGCGGCGGCCGGCGGCTCGGCCGACGAGCTGTAA
- the rpmD gene encoding 50S ribosomal protein L30 — protein sequence MARLKVTQTRSKIGSKQNQRDTLRSLGLKRVHDVVVKEDRPEIRGMIFTVQHLVTVEEVD from the coding sequence ATGGCGCGTCTCAAGGTCACGCAGACCCGGTCGAAGATCGGGAGCAAGCAGAACCAGCGCGACACTCTCCGGTCGCTCGGCCTCAAGCGCGTCCACGACGTGGTCGTCAAAGAGGACCGTCCGGAGATCCGCGGCATGATTTTCACGGTGCAGCACCTGGTCACCGTCGAGGAGGTGGACTGA
- the rpsE gene encoding 30S ribosomal protein S5 codes for MAGPQRRGGGAGGGERRDRRDRRDGGAAAEKTAYVERVVAINRVAKVVKGGRRFSFTALVVVGDGDGTVGVGYGKAKEVPAAIAKGVEEAKKHFFKVPRIQGTIPHPIQGEAAAGVVLLKPASPGTGVIAGGPVRAVLECAGIHDVLSKSLGSDNAINIVHATVAALKGLQRPEEIAARRGLPLEDVAPAALLRARAGVGA; via the coding sequence ATGGCTGGACCCCAGCGCCGCGGTGGCGGCGCCGGCGGCGGCGAGCGTCGGGACCGGCGGGATCGGCGCGACGGCGGCGCCGCCGCCGAGAAGACCGCATACGTCGAGCGCGTCGTCGCGATCAACCGTGTGGCCAAGGTAGTCAAGGGTGGCCGCCGCTTCAGCTTCACCGCGCTGGTCGTGGTGGGCGACGGCGACGGCACCGTGGGTGTCGGATACGGCAAGGCCAAGGAGGTGCCGGCCGCCATCGCCAAGGGTGTGGAGGAGGCCAAGAAGCACTTCTTCAAGGTCCCCCGTATCCAGGGCACCATCCCGCACCCGATCCAGGGCGAGGCGGCGGCCGGAGTCGTGCTGCTCAAGCCGGCGTCCCCCGGTACCGGTGTCATCGCCGGCGGCCCGGTGCGCGCCGTCCTGGAGTGCGCGGGCATCCACGACGTGCTGAGCAAGTCGCTCGGCTCGGACAACGCGATCAACATCGTGCACGCGACGGTGGCGGCCCTGAAAGGTCTCCAGCGTCCCGAGGAGATCGCGGCTCGCCGCGGGCTCCCGCTGGAGGACGTGGCCCCGGCCGCGCTGCTGCGGGCCCGCGCGGGAGTGGGTGCGTGA
- the rplR gene encoding 50S ribosomal protein L18 yields the protein MAVGVKVGKGVAKKSTSRKRRHVRVRKRVSGTPQRPRLVVTRSTRHIVAQVIDDLAGHTLASASTMDVSIRGGEGDKTEKARKVGELVAERAKAAGIETVVFDRGGNKYHGRIAALADAARENGLAF from the coding sequence ATGGCCGTCGGTGTGAAGGTCGGCAAGGGCGTGGCGAAGAAGTCCACGTCGCGCAAGCGCCGGCACGTTCGGGTCCGGAAGCGTGTTTCCGGCACCCCCCAGCGGCCACGTCTGGTCGTGACCCGCAGTACGCGTCACATCGTGGCGCAGGTCATCGACGACCTGGCCGGTCACACGCTCGCGTCCGCCTCGACGATGGACGTGTCCATCCGCGGCGGCGAGGGCGACAAGACCGAAAAGGCGCGCAAGGTCGGCGAGCTCGTCGCTGAGCGGGCCAAGGCAGCCGGCATCGAGACCGTGGTGTTCGACCGTGGTGGCAACAAGTACCACGGCCGTATCGCCGCGCTCGCGGATGCCGCTCGTGAGAACGGGCTGGCTTTCTGA
- the rplF gene encoding 50S ribosomal protein L6, protein MSRIGRLPIPVPTGVDVTINGREVVVKGPKGTLSHNLATPIEIAKSDDGTLAVTRPNDERLSKALHGLSRTLVANMITGVTQGYSKKLEISGVGYRVAAKGSSLEFALGYSHPIVVEAPEGISFIVESPTKFEVQGIDKQKVGEVAANIRKLRKPDPYKAKGVKYAGEVIRRKVGKAGK, encoded by the coding sequence ATGTCGCGTATCGGACGGCTGCCCATCCCGGTTCCCACCGGTGTGGACGTCACCATCAATGGCCGCGAGGTCGTCGTGAAGGGCCCCAAGGGCACCCTGTCGCACAACCTCGCCACTCCGATCGAGATCGCCAAGTCGGACGACGGCACCCTCGCGGTGACGCGCCCCAACGACGAGCGGCTCTCGAAGGCCCTGCACGGGCTGTCCCGGACGCTGGTGGCGAACATGATCACCGGTGTGACCCAGGGATACAGCAAGAAGCTCGAAATCAGCGGTGTCGGCTACCGCGTGGCGGCGAAGGGCTCCTCGCTGGAGTTCGCGCTGGGTTACAGCCACCCGATCGTCGTCGAGGCCCCCGAGGGCATCTCCTTCATCGTCGAGAGCCCGACCAAGTTCGAGGTCCAGGGCATCGACAAGCAGAAGGTCGGCGAGGTCGCCGCGAACATCCGCAAGCTTCGCAAGCCTGACCCGTACAAGGCCAAGGGCGTGAAGTACGCGGGTGAGGTCATCCGCCGCAAGGTCGGAAAGGCTGGTAAGTAG
- the rpsH gene encoding 30S ribosomal protein S8 produces MTMTDPIADMLTRLRNANSAYHDDVVMPYSKIKSHIAEILQQEGYIQGWRVEDAEVGKSLVIDLKYGPNRERSVAGIRRVSKPGLRVYAKSTNLPKVLGGLGVAIISTSSGLLTDRQAAKKGVGGEVLAFVW; encoded by the coding sequence ATGACCATGACCGACCCCATCGCAGACATGTTGACGCGTCTGCGGAATGCCAACTCGGCTTACCACGACGACGTCGTGATGCCGTACAGCAAGATCAAGTCGCACATCGCGGAGATCCTCCAGCAGGAGGGTTACATCCAGGGCTGGCGCGTCGAGGACGCCGAGGTCGGCAAGAGCCTCGTCATCGACCTGAAGTACGGCCCGAACCGCGAGCGCTCGGTCGCCGGCATCCGCCGCGTCTCGAAGCCCGGTCTGCGGGTGTACGCGAAGTCCACGAACCTGCCGAAGGTGCTGGGAGGCCTCGGCGTCGCGATCATCTCGACGTCGTCCGGTCTGCTCACCGACCGTCAGGCCGCGAAGAAAGGCGTGGGCGGGGAAGTCCTCGCCTTCGTCTGGTAA
- a CDS encoding type Z 30S ribosomal protein S14, which yields MAKKALIAKAARKPKFAVRGYTRCQRCGRPHSVYRKFGLCRVCLRVMAHAGELPGVTKSSW from the coding sequence GTGGCGAAGAAGGCCCTGATTGCCAAGGCCGCTCGCAAGCCGAAGTTCGCGGTGCGCGGTTACACGCGCTGCCAGCGGTGCGGTCGCCCGCACTCGGTGTACCGCAAGTTCGGCCTGTGCCGTGTGTGCCTGCGCGTGATGGCGCACGCCGGCGAGCTGCCCGGCGTCACCAAGAGCAGCTGGTAG
- the rplE gene encoding 50S ribosomal protein L5 — translation MTVTTEAKTLPRLKQRYRDEIKGKLQEDFSYENVMQIPGVVKVVVNMGVGDAARDSKLIEGAIKDLMAITGQKPQVTKARKSIAQFKLREGQPIGAHVTLRGDRMWEFLDRLVSIALPRIRDFRGLSPKQFDGNGNYTFGLTEQSMFHEIDQDKIDRVRGMDITVVTSAKNNDEGRALLRHLGFPFKEA, via the coding sequence ATGACGGTCACCACTGAGGCAAAGACGCTGCCGCGCCTGAAGCAGCGCTACCGCGACGAGATCAAGGGCAAGCTGCAGGAGGACTTCTCGTACGAGAACGTCATGCAGATCCCGGGTGTCGTCAAGGTCGTCGTCAACATGGGTGTCGGAGACGCCGCGCGCGACTCCAAGCTCATCGAGGGCGCGATCAAGGACCTGATGGCCATCACCGGCCAGAAGCCCCAGGTCACCAAGGCCCGCAAGTCCATCGCGCAGTTCAAGCTGCGCGAGGGCCAGCCGATCGGCGCGCACGTCACGCTGCGCGGCGACCGCATGTGGGAGTTCCTGGACCGCCTGGTCTCGATCGCGCTGCCGCGTATCCGCGACTTCCGCGGTCTGTCGCCGAAGCAGTTCGACGGCAACGGCAACTACACCTTCGGTCTCACGGAGCAGTCGATGTTCCACGAGATCGACCAGGACAAGATCGACCGTGTTCGCGGCATGGACATCACCGTGGTGACCAGCGCCAAGAACAACGACGAGGGCCGGGCTCTGCTGCGCCACCTCGGCTTCCCGTTCAAGGAAGCGTGA